The region ACTAGACTTTCAATATTCATTTCATTCCTCCCTCATTGATAGAACATATAGAACCATACCCAGATACCACTGTTTTGAAATTTAAATTTTTTATTTGCTTTCCTTCCAAAGTATTCTTCAAAATTAGACTCTGGAGTTATAAAATAAAACTTTCCATTTGGAAAAGCTCTCAATAAATGTCTCATTTTCTTATAAGTATCTTTTGTATTATCTTTTTCTTTCATACCATATGGTAAGTTTGAAATAAAATAAATTTCATCATTTGACGATTCTAGAGATTCCATTGCTTTTTTTTCAAAATGGATCTTAACGTTCGCTAAAGACGCATTTTCTTTTGCAATAGAAATTGCTTTATAACTCTTGTCGTATCCATATATTCTATAATTTATTTCTTCTGGCTCAAAATATGGGTAAAAACTATGCCTAAATTCATTAAATATTCTCCATTTTTCGCATACATATTCTTTTTTTAATGATTTACCACTTGCATATAAGGCTGCCTCAATTGGAATTGTTCCTGAACCACAAAAAGGATCTATTAAAGTATATTTTGCTTCCCACTTTGATAGAAGAACCATACTCGCAGCTATCGTTTCTCTTAGGGAAGTACTAACATGTTGCGTTCTATAACCTCTTTTAGCAAGTGATTCTTTATAAACAGTATCAAGGGCAACTGTTACTACATTATCTTTTAAATACACATAGATAGGGTAAATTACCTCGTTTTCTTCCCAAATTGTACATTTGTAGCTACTTTTGAGTTTTTCATATATTGCTTTTTTGATAATTGATGCCACAGCACCTGTTGCTGATAAATCAGAATTTGTTATCTTAACTTTTTCAACAACTAATCTTCCATTTTTTTCAACATATTCCGCCCAATTAAGATTATAAACTTTATCAAAAAGATCATCAAAGTTATTTGAATAAAACTCTCCAACTTTTATTAATATCCTATCAACAGTCCTAAAATTATTTAATATACTCGGAATATCTTCAAGAGGGGCAGAAAATTTTACTTTACCAGACATTGAATCAATAATGTTATAACCATGAGACTTTATTTCATAAGCTGGAGCTGCCTCCAACCCAGATGTGCATAATGAAATTAACTCAACCATGTTGTACTCCTTACCTGTGACTTTTTCTGTTTATTATTAATTATACCATTTAATTTAGACATTTATTGTACATGACTCAAAGGAATGTAAATGATTAAATTTAACCATTGATACAATAAAAATTTATAAATGTACAACTCTTATATACACTAAAAAGCATAAAAACCCTTGACTCATATACAAAGTTCTGATAAAATTATAAATGTATAAAGGAAAAAATAAGTGGAGCAACAGCAATTAAATTTATAATCATATTGTTAAATATCGCACAAATAAAAGGAGGCTGAGATTCAATGAACAAAAAAAGAGTTTTGTCAGTTATGTTAGTAGTAGTATTAATGGTTTCAATGAGTTTTGCCGCTCTCTTTGGAAAAGCAAAGTGGAATGATGGAACTTACGTAGGTTATTCCGATCCAAGCGATAGAACCTACACAAAGGCCGTTGTAAAAATTGAAAAAGGTAAAATAGTTGAGGTCACATTAGAGGAAATCATTAACACAACAGGATTCGCAAAGGATGAAACTTACCCATGGGAACCATGGCACGAAGCAATGAAGGAATTACCAAAGAGATTTGTTAAGGCAAATGGTACTAAAATAGATACTTATACAGGTGCAACACACTCTTCTGAAATGGCCATTCAAGCAGTTGAAAGAGCTTTGAAACGTGCTGAAGGGTTTGAGGGAGTAATAGATGGAAAATATGTGGGTCATTCGCAAATTTCCGAAAGAAATGACAGGGCAAATGCAATAATAGAAGTAAAAGATGGAAAGTTGGTTAGTGTAGTCTTAAACGAATACAGAGATGTTTATAACACAGGAGAACCAAAAACAGAAGAAACTTATCCTTGGGAAGCATTTCATGAAGCAAAAGTAGTTATTGCAGAAAGAATTTTGGAAAAGGGAACTGTCCCAGTTGATACTTATACTGGAGCTACAGGAAGTTCTAATATGTTCATTGAGGCAGTTAAAGACGCTATGATAAAAGCCGGTTTTAAGTTTTAATTCCATTTGTATATAAACTAATAAGTACTTCTCAAAACAAAAAAGGGCGAAAGCCCTTTTTGTTTTTTGCTTTGTTAATGAATATACATACTCAAACAAAAACTTTTTGATTGTGGTATAATTTCTTTGGGAGGTATCAATATGGATTACTGTAATAGATTTAGCGAAAATATTTCACTGCCCGTCTGCTTAATAACTGTAAAGAGTGAATCAAGAGTTAATTCGATGACCGTAGCATGGTCTACCCCTTTATCTTCAAACCCACCACTATTTGGATTTGCAATCCGTAAGAACCGATTTACTTACCAATTAATAGTTAAAGAAAAAGAATTTACAGTATCTTTTTTGTCTCTGGAAAAAAGCGATTTGGCCGTTAAATTAGGAAGAATTTCTGGTAGAGAAGGCGATAAAGTATCCGCAATCTCTTTAAAATTGAAAGATTCTGATGTGGTGAAAACCCCTTATGTTGAAGAAGCTTATTTTGCAATGGAATGCAAACTTGAGAATCTTTTTGAAACAGGTGATCATGATTTCGTTGTTGGGAGAGTTGTTTCTGTTCATCCAACTAAAAATGTTTTAATTGACTCGAAACCTGCAATATACCTAGGAAATGACACGTTTACAACCATTGATACATCTCAAATTAATAAATTTGATACTAAAGAGATAGTTGCAAGTATTAAAAACTCTTTTGGCAGAGGTGCATAAGATGATAAAAGACTCTCATTCTGACGGTTTTATTTTAGACATTGTTGAACCCTCGATCTCTTTTCCTTCAATAAGGTTAGAGAAAGGTCAAACGTTAGGAATATATACTAATGAACCAAAACTACTAACAAGAAACTTTTTCAAACTAATTTGTGAACCCGAGAAATATGCGAAAAAAGTTACAATAAACGGATTAATTGCCAACGGGACAAACTGGATCGGACGATCTTATACACATATGGTAGTGCCTGAAATTTGGAATGATAGTATCTATAATATCTTGAAAAAAAAGCCTAAAAGGCGCCATTTAATATTTATTGGTGCTACAAAAAATGAAATAGTATCTGAAGAATTGGATAATATTGCTAGTTTTGTTGAATCTTACAAAAAAGATGGAAGTATTTTTGTAATAACAGACTCAACTGAACTTCTAAAGAAAACTGTGACAAAAGTGATAAACGAAAATGGAATCGACATAGACTTAAATGACTCGGAGATTTATAAATTATCAAACGAAAAAGCAAGTGGATCTAAGATTTCTAATATAATTACAAGTCTTGAAAACTTAAATTTTGAAAACAATTATATTAATTTGGAGTAAAACTATAAAAAAGATAGGTAGGAAGTGTTACTAGCTCCTACCTATCTTTTTTACTTTTAATCTTATATTTTAAAATATTGTACCTGAGCTACTAAATCTTCTGCTATGATTTTTAATTCCTCACTTAAATTATTTACATTTTGGCTCATATCTGCCTGCTGTTTTATAGCTTGCGTCATTTCTTCTATCTGTTGAGCTATATTCATTATGGAAACAGTAGCTGTATTCATTGCACTATTCATTTCTTGTGCTGCAGCACTTTGCTCCTGTGCACTTGCAGCTAAACTTTCGATCATTGAATTAATACTTTCAATTTCTTTTAATATATTTGAAAACTTTTCTTTTACTAATACGGATTGTTCACTGGCCTCGTCTACTACTTTTACTGTATCATCTGTAGCAGAATTTGCTTGTTGAGCACCTTCTTGTATCTGATCTAACATCAGTGCAATCTTATCTGTAGCTTTTTTACTTTCTTCAGCTAGTTTTCTTATTTCATCAGCAACTACTGCAAAACCTTTTCCAGCCTCTCCGGCTCTAGCTGCTTCAATAGCAGCGTTTAAAGCCAATAAATTTGTTTGTTCTGTTATAGAGTTTATGACTTGGATTATTTCACCTATATTTTTTGCTTTTTGAGATAAGCTCTTTACAGCATGCTGAGTAATGTTAGCTTTCTCTTTAGTTTGAAGAATAACTTCAACTATGGATTTTACCGCCTCTTCACCTTCCTTAGCTGCATTATCAACTATTTCAGCCCTTTGAGCTAGGTCCAAGGCAGATTTAGACACATTTTGAGCGCTCCCCGAGACCTCTTCTACACCAGCTGTTACCTCCTGTATAGACGAAGAAGCATTCTGAGCAGATCTGTTAATTTCTTCCATTTGAGATGAAAATTCTTCCGTTGTAGAACTCAATTCTTGAGAAGTACCTGCTAAATTTTGTGATAAATCATAAATTTGATCAGATTTGTTCGATATACCAGTAACTAAACGAGCCAAATCATCTTGCATATTCTCTAAAGCAGTCTTTAAGGATAGAAATTCTTTTGCTTTAAATGTTACATTAGATTTGAAATTTAATTCACCTTCAGATGTTTTTGAAACAATTTCTGAGATATGACCAAAAGGTTTAATAAGAACTTCTTTTATTAAAAAATAAGATAGTATAATTGCTGCTATAGAAATTATCAATGCGAAAAATAGAAATCTTCTAAGAAAATAGGAGTCGTTTTGGGCAACTAAATTGTTAAATTCTTCCATTGATATACCGACAAAAAGCACACCTATTAAATTATTATTTTCATCTAATAGAGGCTCATAAAGTGTTATATAATCATTATTAAGTATTATTGCTTCACCCAAGTATCTTTGTTTTTGGATTATATAATTATAGGCAGCACTATCTTTTCCAAGGAAAGTTCCTACTGCTCTTGTTCCATCTTTATTTTTTATTGATGTTGATATACGAACAAAATCGTTACCCTGAATCTGAAATATGGTAGCTACTACGTTCATATGATTACTAACCTTATCAACAACCTCATATCTTTCTTTTACAGGGTTCCCGTCTTTATCGACTAAAACGCCGTTTGTCAACCGTAAACTCCCATAACTTTGATTGATATACTCTTTAAAAACATTAATTGCTCCCTCAAGTTGTTTTGAATATGTAAGATCAAGCAATTCAGAAGTCGAACTTTTATTTACATTCATTGAAACAAACAGTAAAGAACAAGTAAGTAAAACTACAATCAATATCTCAATAAGTGTTGTATAGGTAGAAAGTTTCATTTAACGATTCCTCCTTTAACGAAATTATACTGCATTTAAAATCCTACCAATAAAATGAACCCGGCTTTCTTTAGAAAACCTTCATTGCTAAAGTCCCTAAATGAATTACTTGAACTATTTCTCTAATTTGATAAAAAAGTATGCTGTAATTTGAAAAGAAAAAAAATAAAAAGGCTTTACTACATTAAAAATTGATTTAAGCCATACCTTTTTTAGAATTCTACAAAATTTATGATTCAGTTATATTATTTATCGACTATTTTTTTATAAATCTTAAATTTTATGAATTTTAGTTATTAAATCATTTTTCAAAAAAAATTGGTATAATTGTTATGTATACTGTGATAATATTTTTGTGATAACATTTCAAAGATCTAAACTTATAATAGGAGGAATTAAATGAATCATAATATAAAAGACATTGAAGAAATAGCCAAAGAATTAAAAAACGAATTGGAAAAAATTGATGATTATCAGAGTTTTCAAAATTTAAAATCTAAGTATTTAGGCAAAAATGGCATAATAAAATCTTTAATGAAAAATCTAAAAGAACTTGATGAGGAACAAAGAAAGAACTTTGGAAAAAACATAAATGAACTTAAAAATATAATAGAAGAATTTTTTGAAGAAAAATTGATCATTTTAAAAGAAAAAGAACGATTATTAAAAGAAAAAGAGAGTTGGATAGACGTTACTATCCCTGGTTCAAAGAGAAAAATTGGAAAAATTAGCTTAATAAGTAAGACTATCCGCGATATAGAAGAAATTTTTGTTGGGATGGGATTTTCAGTTGCTGAAGGTCCTGAAATAGAAAACTCATGGTATAATTTTGATGCCCTTAATACTCCAGAATGGCATCCTGCTAGAGAAATGCAGGATACTTTTTATTTATCTAATGATAAAAAGTATCTTTTAAGAACTCATACCTCACCTGTTCAAATAAGAACTATGCTATCTAATAAACCTCCTTTAGCAATTATTTCTCCAGGGAGAGTGTATCGAAAAGACGAACTTGACGCAACTCATTCTCCTGTGTTCCATCAAGTAGAAGGATTGTTTATTGATAAAAATGTTTCTATTGCTCATATTAAAATGTATCTTGAATACTTAGCAAAAAAATTATTTGGCGATAAAGTTACCATCCTTTTAAGACCAAGCTATTTTCCTTTCACAGAACCAAGTTTTGAGGTAGATATAAGTTGTATTTTTTGTGAAGGGAAAGGTTGCAACATTTGCAAAAATTCTGGTTGGATTGAAATTTTGGGAGCGGGCTTAGTTCATCCTAACGTATTAAAAAGTGTCCATTATGATCCTGACGTTTGGCAAGGATTTGCATTTGGAATGGGTGTGGAAAGAATTGCATTGTTAAAATATAATGTACCAGAAATGAGGGAATTTTATAAAAATGATATAAGATTCATTGAAATATAGTTCTTTCTTTAGGAAGAGAAAATTTGCAGGATAGATGCTTTATGTATTAGCAGCAATCCTAACGTTAAAAATTAGATTGTTGGTATTTCATTAAACAAGTGAGGAAACACAATAGGCAGATACACAAAGCGAATATCTTGAAAGGTGGTAAAAAGAAATTAAATCAGGCTCCATATTTGGTAAAAGGATTCAGATTGTTTGACAAGGTAAGATTCAAAAGACAAGAAAGTTTTATATTTGGTAGACGTTTAAGTAGATATTTTGATTTAAGAAAGTTAGAAGGTACTATAATTCATAGAAGTGCCAGTTATAAGAAACTGACATATATTAATAAAGTCAAAACATTTTTATTTGAAAGGAGGAAATGGCACATTCATCTCCACCCTATAGAGGATGGAGTATCCTGTGCTTAAAATGAATGAAGATATCATTAAATTGGTTGAAAGAATATATAAAAATTACAAAGGATACTCAAGAATTAGTAAAAGAACTTAAATTGCATACAACTGATGTTGAAACTTATGAAGTAATTAGAGACAAGGTTTCTAACATAGTTGTAGGACAAATAACTAATATTGAGCAACATCCTGAAATAGATAATCTTTTAATATGTAAGGTTGATATAGGAAAATGCAAAATAAATTTGGTTACCGCAGATCCAACAGTAAAACTGGGGGATAAAGTTCCAGTGGCTCTTCCAGGAGCTGTTTTAAATGATGGCACCATAATTGAAGAAAAGTCTTTTAAAGGTATTATTTCACAAGGTATGATGTGTTCTTTAAAAGAGCTGGGTATCTCAGAAGAAGCAGAAAAAATATATAAAATAATAGACAATGTTGAGATAGGAACAGATTTTGTTGATTTTTTTGAGTTAACTGATGAAATAATTGATTTAGAGATTCTCCCAAATAGACCAGATTTACTGTCTTATTTAGGTGTCGCAAAAGAATTACAGGCGATAGGTTGTGGAGAAGATTTCAAGATGATTGATTATACACAAATCAAAAAAGGTAAAGGGTTTCCTGTTGAAATACAATACAATAAATGCAAAAGATATATGGCAATAGTAGTAAAAAACATCGAAGTTGGACCTTCACCTTTATGGCTAATTAAAAAACTTGGAAGTGCTGGCATCAGAAGTATTAATAATATTGTAGATATAACCAACTATGTGATGTTAGAAACTGGTCATCCTATCCATGCATTTGATTTAGATCTCATCGAAGGTCAAATAATAGTAAGAAAAGCCTTCAAAGGCGAAAAAGTATTATTATTAGATGGCAAAGAATATATTATGATGGGAGAAGAAACGCTTATTACAGATGGAAAGAACATATTGGCTCTTGGCGGAATTATGGGTGGAGAATTAAGTGGAATAAATGAAAACACTAAATCAATTCTTCTAGAAGTAGCCTATTTTGACCCAATTAATATTAGACTTTCTTCAAGTTACCATAAAATCGTATCAGACTCTTCATACAGATTTGAGCGTGGGGTTGATCCAAACGATGCGGAAATAGTTATGGGCAGATTAATAAAATTAATTTCCGAATTGGTTGGTGGAGAAGTGGATACTTTTGCTACCGATGTCTATCCTGAAGAAATTCCAGAACTGAAAATATTGCTAAGAAGAAAGTATTTAGAAAATAGATTAGGAATTAGTATTGAAGAAAAAACAGTCTCTGAGATTTTAAAAAGATTAAATTATAAATTTTACAGTTTACCAGACGGTTGGAATATATCTGTTCCTACAAATAGACCAGATATCACTCAAGAAATTGATTTGGTTGAAGAAGTTGGAAGAATCTATGGTTATTCGAACATTCCTTCGCGTTTTCCATTTATAAAAGGATTAATTGGAAGTAGGGGTGAATTTGTTTCTTTTAAAGAACGCATTACTGATATAATGCTTTCTAACGGATATCATGAAGCAAAAACTTTTCCGCTTAACAGTGCGAAAAGAATGTGGATGGATGAAAATCTAGATTTGAAAATTATAAATCCTCTTTCTTCAGAATATGAATACATTTCCTCAAAATTAATATATGGTATTTTAGAGTCCGCTTCTTTTAATTATAGAAATCAAAATAAGGATATAAAACTTTTTGAAATTGATAAAGTTTTTATGAAGGATGATAATAGTCCAACTGGTGCAAAAGAATTTACAAACCTGGCGTTTGTAGCTATTGGAAGAGAAAATGATGAGGATTTTACTGACAAGAGATCTGTCTCCTTCTACACAGTAAAAGGTTCATTAGAAAACGTAGTTAGTGAATTTAATCTAAAATTAGATTATAAAAGAAGCTCCTTACAGGGGCTTATGAACTCACAAAGTGCTGACATATATTTAAACAAAGAAAAAATAGGATATATTGGACTATTAGATCTTGAGATTGCAGAGAATTTATATGAAATAAAAGATCCTATATATATATGTGAAATAAATTTAGACTTTTTATTTAGTAATAAAAAAGAATCCCAAAAAATGATTAGAAGATTTGACTTCCCTGCAATAAAAAGAGAGTATGCATTTTTAGTTCCTATGGACGTAGAGTTTAAAGAAATTAGTCAAATCATTGAAAATGCTGGAGAAATAATCGAACAATACAAAATTTTTGATGTATACAAAGGTAAAAACATCTCTCCTAATCATATTAGTATAACAGTATCAGTTGTATATCGTTCACAATTTAAAACTTTGACTGATGAGGAAGTAAATGACATTGAACGACATATTTTAGAACAGCTAAAAGGAAAAAAAATTACACTTCGTGAAAAATAACAATTCTCTATATGAAAGGAAGAATATAAATGAGGCAAAGAAGCCTGACAAGTTTTTTAATAATGATAAATGTAATCGTATTTGTTTTAATGTTTTTATTTGGTGGGCTCAAGGCCTTTTCCAACCCACGGATATACATACTTTTTGGGGCACAAATTGGAAATCTAATTTCAATGGGGGAATGGTTCAGGTTAATTACTTCTATGTTTGTACATGGAGGGCTTTTTCATATATTTTTTAATATGATGGCATTATTTTATGTTGGCAATATTGTTGAAAGGGCCTATGGACCCTCTCGATTAATAACCATATACATGTTGTCAGGTATCTTTGGTAATATATTGACTCATTTTTTCATACCATATGCTATCTCAGTAGGAGCATCGGGAGCTATATTTGGCTTAATAGGTTTGCTCTTTGGAGCAGGCTTTAGACATGATACCCCAGTTATACTTAAGCCAATAACAGGTACAGCTCTTCTCCCAATTATTTTAATAAACGTAATTTGGGGATTTTTACCCGGTGCAAATATAAACAACTTTGCACACTTGGGAGGGTTGGCTGTAGGATTTACATTTGGATGGCTTACTCCTATACGTTATACAAAAACTAGCTACAAAGTATGGAAAATTCTCTCCTACATTGCATATGGTTTAATTATTTTAAGTTTTATTATGTTAATAATTTTTGATTTTCGTTTTTACATTTTAATTTAAAAAAGTCATTTTAATATATTAGACATTTAAAATAATGTTGTCAAATTGTAATCCTTTTAAAATGAGGTGAGTTTTTTGACTATTGAAGAGTTAATTGGAAAAAATGTAATAGAAGAAAGTATCAAAAGAATAATAGAAAAAGATAAAACACTAAACTCTGTTTTGAGGATAGAAAAAATCGAAGGTAACAAAAATGGTAAATATTTTGGCATACCGTTTTTAGTTAAAGATAACATATTAGTAAAAGGTACAAAGACTACTAATGCCTCAAAAATACTCGAAAATTATATCTCCCCATATACTGCTACAGCCGTTGAAAAACTTTTGCAAGCAGGTTTTTCTTTAGTTGGTAAAACAAACATGGATGAGTTTGCTATGGGAAATACTAATGAAAATTCATATTTTGGTCCAGTTAGAAACCCATATGACATTAACAGAGTCTCAGGAGGAAGTAGTGGGGGATCAGCAGCTGCAGTCAGTGCAGGATATGTTCCATTTGCTTTGGGTACTGATACAGGCGGATCTGTTAGACAACCTGCAGCTTTTTGTGGAGTTGTCGGATTTAAGCCTTCATATGGAATGATTTCACGATATGGAGTTACTTCTTTTGCTTCCTCATTAGACCAAATAGGAGTTTTAGCTAATTCTGTAAAAGATGTAGCTTTGGTAGTGGAAACCATGAAAGGAAAAGATGATAAAGATTCAACTACTCTTAATCATACTACTGATCTTACAGATAATTTAGAAATAGATTTATCAAAAATTAAAATATGTATCCCAAAAATAGTCTATGATACAGAACTTGATGCCTCAATTAGGAATAGTTTTTATGAAGCAGTAAATTTTCTAAAGCAGAGAGGAGCAAAAATAGAAATCATAGATATTCCCGAATTAGAATATGTTGTAGCTGTATATTATATCATAGCTCCTTCTGAAGCCTCTTCAAATCTAGCAAAGTTTGATGGTGTTAGATATGGATTAAGAAGCCCTTCCGTTGGATTGAGTGAAATGTATAGAACAACAAGAGAGATTGGTCTTGGAATTGAAGTTAAAAGGCGGATCATAATGGGTACTTTTAATCTATCTTCGGATTATTACGATAAATACTATTCTAAAGCATTAAAAGTAAGAAATGTTATAAGTAGAAAATTATACGATATTTTGAACGAATATAATGCAATAATGACACCTACTTCTCCATCAATTCCTCCTCGTTTAGGAGAAAAACTAAGTCCTCTTGAATACTATCTTATGGATATATTCACTATTCCAGCCAATCTAGCAGGACTTCCGGCAATTAGCATTCCTTTTGGATTTACAAAAGGACTTCCTTTTGGTATTCAGTTAACTGGAAGACAAATGAAGGATGAAGAACTTTTAAAAATTTCATACACAATTCACGAAAGTACAGAAAAGGAGCTACCAAAAAATGTATAAGACAATAATTGGCCTTGAAATACACACTCAACTGTTGACTAAAACAAAAGCTTTTTGTTCTTGTAGTACTGAAAGCTTTGATTCCTTACCTAATAAGAACATATGCCCGGTTTGTACTGGTCATCCGGGTACCTTGCCTGTATTGAACGAAGAGGCAGTAAAACTTGCAGTGAAGGCTGGTTTAATTTTTAATGGAACTATAAATAAAATTTCTAGATTCGATAGAAAAAATTACTTTTATCCTGATTTAGCTAAAAATTATCAAATTACACAGTATTTTTATCCAATAGTTAGTGATGGATACATAATTATAGAAGGTAAAAAAATTAGAATAAAAAGAATGCACTTAGAAGAAGATACAGCCAAAATGTTTCATGAAGGTGATCAAATATCTACAGCACAAGAAAGTTTTTTAGATTTCAATAGATCTGGTATTCCTCTATTAGAAATAGTAACTGAACC is a window of Defluviitoga tunisiensis DNA encoding:
- a CDS encoding THUMP domain-containing class I SAM-dependent RNA methyltransferase; this translates as MVELISLCTSGLEAAPAYEIKSHGYNIIDSMSGKVKFSAPLEDIPSILNNFRTVDRILIKVGEFYSNNFDDLFDKVYNLNWAEYVEKNGRLVVEKVKITNSDLSATGAVASIIKKAIYEKLKSSYKCTIWEENEVIYPIYVYLKDNVVTVALDTVYKESLAKRGYRTQHVSTSLRETIAASMVLLSKWEAKYTLIDPFCGSGTIPIEAALYASGKSLKKEYVCEKWRIFNEFRHSFYPYFEPEEINYRIYGYDKSYKAISIAKENASLANVKIHFEKKAMESLESSNDEIYFISNLPYGMKEKDNTKDTYKKMRHLLRAFPNGKFYFITPESNFEEYFGRKANKKFKFQNSGIWVWFYMFYQ
- a CDS encoding FMN-binding protein: MNKKRVLSVMLVVVLMVSMSFAALFGKAKWNDGTYVGYSDPSDRTYTKAVVKIEKGKIVEVTLEEIINTTGFAKDETYPWEPWHEAMKELPKRFVKANGTKIDTYTGATHSSEMAIQAVERALKRAEGFEGVIDGKYVGHSQISERNDRANAIIEVKDGKLVSVVLNEYRDVYNTGEPKTEETYPWEAFHEAKVVIAERILEKGTVPVDTYTGATGSSNMFIEAVKDAMIKAGFKF
- a CDS encoding flavin reductase family protein — protein: MDYCNRFSENISLPVCLITVKSESRVNSMTVAWSTPLSSNPPLFGFAIRKNRFTYQLIVKEKEFTVSFLSLEKSDLAVKLGRISGREGDKVSAISLKLKDSDVVKTPYVEEAYFAMECKLENLFETGDHDFVVGRVVSVHPTKNVLIDSKPAIYLGNDTFTTIDTSQINKFDTKEIVASIKNSFGRGA
- a CDS encoding methyl-accepting chemotaxis protein → MKLSTYTTLIEILIVVLLTCSLLFVSMNVNKSSTSELLDLTYSKQLEGAINVFKEYINQSYGSLRLTNGVLVDKDGNPVKERYEVVDKVSNHMNVVATIFQIQGNDFVRISTSIKNKDGTRAVGTFLGKDSAAYNYIIQKQRYLGEAIILNNDYITLYEPLLDENNNLIGVLFVGISMEEFNNLVAQNDSYFLRRFLFFALIISIAAIILSYFLIKEVLIKPFGHISEIVSKTSEGELNFKSNVTFKAKEFLSLKTALENMQDDLARLVTGISNKSDQIYDLSQNLAGTSQELSSTTEEFSSQMEEINRSAQNASSSIQEVTAGVEEVSGSAQNVSKSALDLAQRAEIVDNAAKEGEEAVKSIVEVILQTKEKANITQHAVKSLSQKAKNIGEIIQVINSITEQTNLLALNAAIEAARAGEAGKGFAVVADEIRKLAEESKKATDKIALMLDQIQEGAQQANSATDDTVKVVDEASEQSVLVKEKFSNILKEIESINSMIESLAASAQEQSAAAQEMNSAMNTATVSIMNIAQQIEEMTQAIKQQADMSQNVNNLSEELKIIAEDLVAQVQYFKI
- the pheS gene encoding phenylalanine--tRNA ligase subunit alpha, whose product is MNHNIKDIEEIAKELKNELEKIDDYQSFQNLKSKYLGKNGIIKSLMKNLKELDEEQRKNFGKNINELKNIIEEFFEEKLIILKEKERLLKEKESWIDVTIPGSKRKIGKISLISKTIRDIEEIFVGMGFSVAEGPEIENSWYNFDALNTPEWHPAREMQDTFYLSNDKKYLLRTHTSPVQIRTMLSNKPPLAIISPGRVYRKDELDATHSPVFHQVEGLFIDKNVSIAHIKMYLEYLAKKLFGDKVTILLRPSYFPFTEPSFEVDISCIFCEGKGCNICKNSGWIEILGAGLVHPNVLKSVHYDPDVWQGFAFGMGVERIALLKYNVPEMREFYKNDIRFIEI
- the pheT gene encoding phenylalanine--tRNA ligase subunit beta, with protein sequence MKISLNWLKEYIKITKDTQELVKELKLHTTDVETYEVIRDKVSNIVVGQITNIEQHPEIDNLLICKVDIGKCKINLVTADPTVKLGDKVPVALPGAVLNDGTIIEEKSFKGIISQGMMCSLKELGISEEAEKIYKIIDNVEIGTDFVDFFELTDEIIDLEILPNRPDLLSYLGVAKELQAIGCGEDFKMIDYTQIKKGKGFPVEIQYNKCKRYMAIVVKNIEVGPSPLWLIKKLGSAGIRSINNIVDITNYVMLETGHPIHAFDLDLIEGQIIVRKAFKGEKVLLLDGKEYIMMGEETLITDGKNILALGGIMGGELSGINENTKSILLEVAYFDPINIRLSSSYHKIVSDSSYRFERGVDPNDAEIVMGRLIKLISELVGGEVDTFATDVYPEEIPELKILLRRKYLENRLGISIEEKTVSEILKRLNYKFYSLPDGWNISVPTNRPDITQEIDLVEEVGRIYGYSNIPSRFPFIKGLIGSRGEFVSFKERITDIMLSNGYHEAKTFPLNSAKRMWMDENLDLKIINPLSSEYEYISSKLIYGILESASFNYRNQNKDIKLFEIDKVFMKDDNSPTGAKEFTNLAFVAIGRENDEDFTDKRSVSFYTVKGSLENVVSEFNLKLDYKRSSLQGLMNSQSADIYLNKEKIGYIGLLDLEIAENLYEIKDPIYICEINLDFLFSNKKESQKMIRRFDFPAIKREYAFLVPMDVEFKEISQIIENAGEIIEQYKIFDVYKGKNISPNHISITVSVVYRSQFKTLTDEEVNDIERHILEQLKGKKITLREK
- a CDS encoding rhomboid family intramembrane serine protease; translation: MRQRSLTSFLIMINVIVFVLMFLFGGLKAFSNPRIYILFGAQIGNLISMGEWFRLITSMFVHGGLFHIFFNMMALFYVGNIVERAYGPSRLITIYMLSGIFGNILTHFFIPYAISVGASGAIFGLIGLLFGAGFRHDTPVILKPITGTALLPIILINVIWGFLPGANINNFAHLGGLAVGFTFGWLTPIRYTKTSYKVWKILSYIAYGLIILSFIMLIIFDFRFYILI
- the gatA gene encoding Asp-tRNA(Asn)/Glu-tRNA(Gln) amidotransferase subunit GatA, giving the protein MSFLTIEELIGKNVIEESIKRIIEKDKTLNSVLRIEKIEGNKNGKYFGIPFLVKDNILVKGTKTTNASKILENYISPYTATAVEKLLQAGFSLVGKTNMDEFAMGNTNENSYFGPVRNPYDINRVSGGSSGGSAAAVSAGYVPFALGTDTGGSVRQPAAFCGVVGFKPSYGMISRYGVTSFASSLDQIGVLANSVKDVALVVETMKGKDDKDSTTLNHTTDLTDNLEIDLSKIKICIPKIVYDTELDASIRNSFYEAVNFLKQRGAKIEIIDIPELEYVVAVYYIIAPSEASSNLAKFDGVRYGLRSPSVGLSEMYRTTREIGLGIEVKRRIIMGTFNLSSDYYDKYYSKALKVRNVISRKLYDILNEYNAIMTPTSPSIPPRLGEKLSPLEYYLMDIFTIPANLAGLPAISIPFGFTKGLPFGIQLTGRQMKDEELLKISYTIHESTEKELPKNV